One genomic window of Sebastes umbrosus isolate fSebUmb1 chromosome 15, fSebUmb1.pri, whole genome shotgun sequence includes the following:
- the med10 gene encoding mediator of RNA polymerase II transcription subunit 10: MAEKFDNLEEHLEKFIENIRQLGIIVSDFQPSSQAGLNQKLNFMISGLQDIEKCRQQLHEINVPLEVFEYIDQGRNPQLYTKECLERALARNEQVKGKIDTMTKFKSLLISELGKVFPEEMVKYKAIHGEDAPS; the protein is encoded by the exons ATGGCTGAGAAGTTTGATAATCTGGAGGAGCATCTGGAGAAATTCATCGAGAATATTCGACAGTTGGGGATAATAGTGAGCGACTTCCAGCCGAGCAGTCAGGCAGGACTCAACCAGAAACT GAACTTCATGATATCTGGACTTCAAGACATCGAGAAGTGCCGTCAGCAGCTTCATGAGATCAACGTGCCGCTGGAGGTCTTTGA ataCATCGACCAAGGTCGAAACCCTCAGCTGTACACCAAGGAATGTCTGGAGAGAGCCTTGGCGAGGAACGAGCAGGTCAAAGGGAAGATTGACACTATGACG AAATTCAAGAGCCTTCTAATCTCCGAGCTCGGCAAAGTGTTTCCAGAGGAGATGGTAAAGTACAAGGCTATACATGGAGAAGATGCCCCCTCCTAG